TGTGCGAAATTCGTCGTTTGAGATGACAGAAAATATCCTGCCGCCGAATTTGGGCATATGTGCactttgttattttaaaaaatatagtGCTCTAGTTTTggaatttatttcatttttagcTAGAAGAAACATTACCTTTTTACGATTAAATTTCACGCCATCAAGTGCaagcttttatttattttcgtttgttATTTGCAAAATAGTagttttgtttcattttgatCTTTTACAATCTGATGAGTGACTAAATTTAGAGGAAATCTAAAGATTTACTTATTCCTTATGCGCATGGGATGTGATCGAAAAGTCCAAACGCAAGAAGACGATGGTGAACAAGAAGATGATATAAATAAAGCCGCTGACCAGCAGGGGTTCCTGCAGCATAGAAGTCTTCGAGAAGCTGTAGTGGAGCGTAAAGTCCGAAATGTGGCTTTCGACCAAATTGGATTTGGAGAACGAGACCACCGGGCGACCAATGGTATCCAGATAGGTGTGCACCAGCTCATTGGGCAATCGGCTGATGGAGTAGGGCGTGGACAGCCTAATGTCACTGGATCCCTCAGGCAGAATAATCTTGATGGTGGCCTCATCGATGGCCATATTGTCGTAGATGTGATCGATGAGGTGCATCTTCAGCTGGTACTTGTTGCCATCGTTGAACATGTACTCGTACGAGGGCACATTGTAGCCCAGAGTGTATTGCGTTTTCCAGCCGCCGAAGAGCGGGAAGCGCGGACGCAGCTCCAGCTCGATGAAGTCGCGCACGGCGTTCATGTTGGAGGTGGAAATGTTGCCATTGGTGTCGCGGTAATAGACACCAGATGCGGATGCTGGCAGGTAGGTCTTGTACGACTTGAGGGCCGCCAGTCCGGAGCGTCCTTCCTTCTGGAAATCGTAGCGCGAGAACGAGCCCTTCAGCTTGGCCCCGGTGTGCGTCATCTGAATAGACTCCTGGACGGCAATGTTGCCCCAATGCGATATCTCCAGCGTGCGTTCCAGCGTATTGACGGTGACGAATGGTGCGGAGTTCTCATAGTGGATGACTAGTGGCTCCTGGCTGAAGGCTGCACGAATCGAAAGCGTTAGAACAGACGGTTTCTGCTAGGCAGCTATTACTTACCCTCTACGTTTTCGTAGGGTCCCAGGGTGATCTTGTTGGAGGACACCGAAAAGGGTTTGACCTGGGTGTGCGACAAGATGTTCGAGGAGCTGAGCTTGACATTGGTCTTCTGGCTGTTGGTCCTGTACTTGGAATAGAGGTGCAGATTGCCCGTATATTTCACGAACTGCTTGTCGTTCTGCCGTATCTCCTCCGGATGTGGGCGGATGCCCTTAGAGGCCACGGTCTCGACGATGAACGTCTGCTTGGCGGCGGCCCTGGGGAAGGTGAACGTGAAGCTCTGCTCCCCCTTCACGGGCTCATTCCGCTTGAATGGCACACTCTTGTCGCTAGCATCTTTTACGTCAATGTACGCCAAACTGGGCTCCGATGTGAAAAACACGTATTCCACAATCGGCTTGCCGGCCGAATCTTCCGCCGAGATCTTGGTGGTCGTCTTTACCAGCTGCGATGTTAGGTCCAGCGTTCGCTCCACATTTGTGTTCACTATTTCCCCGTTGGCAGTGGCCAGGCAGAGGAGTGCCCCAAGCGCCagataaataacaaaattcgTAGCCATGCTCGCCTCAAATTTGGACACGTACATTGGAAAATCTCGAAGCGTTAGGGCATATTTAAGACCATTCAGCCGGCAAAGCGGCTCAGCGTGACCGTGTCACGCATTCGTACTTTTACCAGCCACTGCGCAGAATTATCAGGGGTattccataaatattttaatttttattcttataacagaaaaaatatataaagggCAGTAACCAAAATAATAGCACTTCTAAATAAAGCTTATTTTGCATCAATTTAAgcacaaaatatataataatcatttataaaatattattgatatattttaagttCTGCATGCATGTTTTATAGCATACAtaatttttgttgtgttttaaCGATTCTCATTGTtatattacattatattattatattatcttGTTAGCGAAGCACTTATCAAGTACTGACCTAACCTAACTTTTGGCTGATAGCAGTCAGCTGACTGGGCGCCATTTCAATCGATTGGCAGCAGAATAAAACTAATTTTGGAAAGCACCCCACCAAAGTTCGTTATCTATTACCCTTAGAACAAGAATACACGCCGTTGTTACGCCACTTTTGTGCGACTCATGCGATTCTCTATGCCATTCATTATGCCGCCCAGCAGtaaatatgaataatattaaataattcctGTCATCATCCCTTCGATTGGCGAGTCGAGTTGGCTTAAACACGCATATGCAATGCAATCCGGAGAGAAGAGACCCCACATAATGCGATTGCGTGAGTTATACGGATGGGGCTTTTTGCCGACTTCAATTTAGTCGACGATTGGCACTTCGAAAACGAAGTTGTATTCGCCGGGGTGTGAACTGCGGACTCTTGGCTCCAACCAAGTAAATTCGAATCCAGAATTGTGCCATTTTCtctaaacacacacacacacacacacacccgcacgcacatacacacacccgcacacacaGAGGCCGCGTGtgtgaaaatataacgaaAATGCAGTGAGAAATCTGCACTTCTGACGGTCAATACATACAATTTATACATCTTTCAcctgtgtatctgtatctgtattctCGAAAATATGTAGCTATGAAATAGTCATACGAATGCTTTATGATTGCATAAACAATTAGAGGCGAAATGTGTATGTACGCGTAAGGATTTGCCGAGCAGTCAGTGCAAAAAGAGCAGAAAAACGGGAAAAAAGTGAGTTTTCCTCCATCAATTTCTGTGTATGCATTTCCtccaaaatatatacatatatctgtatgcatatatgtatgtttgtatccGTGacatgtgttttttttctgtgcataAAATATTAGTGAAGAAAGAAATTGAATTCCTCCACTTAAGTCAAGATTatcccaaaaaagaaaaaacatgaTACAAGTTTCAAGTTGTTTGCGTGAcccatacatataaatatctTGTATCTGCGAGCTataaaacatacatacatactccACGGTGCATCGTTGTTgccacaaatatttttagaaatacACATtggacatacatacatacataaatacaaatgtaCTCATAAACTGAAGTTCGTTGCAGGAGGACAATGTTGCTGCGGGTATAAAGTTGAATTAGAAAAGTATACGATCCGCGGAGCCTCGAATTCGGAAATAATGGAACCGAAAAGATGGCACTTGCATTTATCATGTTTTTTGCTACTCCTTAGTTCAACTTTTTCTGGTAAGCAAAGGTCGCCAACTTTATGAATCGTTAAACGATTTTTATCACTTTTGCGCTAAGTTGTATGCTATAAATTGGAAGCGAAAACCTTCGATTGcgtttttactttattttgattgcttttgaaggtaaataaaaaaaaatattaaataccaAGAGAAATTAGTGAacgaaaaattttatttctatgcaaaagtaattaaaaataaaacgaaagctATGAAAACGAAAGCTATGAAGGCATAGataaaagatacatttttaagtttcatttttacattttacatttttaagttttttttttttaacatttcacCGCAAATCACTTTggattcattcatttcatgTGATTTTTGACACATTTATATTAAGagattttgtttaatattcaTTGAACAACCATTTCAGATGTCGGGAAGATCACTTCGTCTCAAAATCATTTTGGTAACACCTTACAAAGTCAATTTAATACGAAGAACAACACTCGAGTTATTGCACAAAAGGGAGGACTTGCCATTCTGCCCTGTGTGGTCAAAGTTAACTCCCCAGCCACGGTGAGATATATGTTTTTCTTAAAATTTATACATCGATTCTAATACTTAGACCTTTTGCAACATTTCAGGTTTCCTGGATACGTAGAAAGGACTTCCAGCTCCTGACAGTGGGCCTATCCACCCACAGTAGTGACAAGCGATTCTTGGTGGAGCACACGCGGCACATGGGCCACTGGTCCCTGAGAATTAAGGCAGTTCGGGAGGAAGATCGCGGTTTTTACGAGTGTCAATTGTCTATTTATCCAACTCAGTCAATAGTTATAGAATTAAAGATTGTCGGTAAGTGGACGCAGCTGCCTTACAAAGTTCAAAGCTTAACGGGTATTGAATCTTTTCGTTGTATAGAAGCGGTAGCTGAGATTTCTAGTGCACCGGAATTGCATATTGATGAGACTTCTACTCTGCGACTCGAATGCAAACTGAAGCGAGCTACCGAGAATCctgcatttgttttttggtATGAAAAATAATATGAGTTAgatttgtaaaattttatattattctaAACATAAGACCCAACTTAACCGAATGCAATTTCTTCAATTTAGGTACCATGATAGTAAAATGATCAATTACGACTCACAAGGCGGCTTCGTTGTGACATCGATTGGGCAAAGCAATCCGCAGAGTGGCCAGTTTTACCGTAGCTCGCCGGCGAACAAATCGCGCGCCACCATGCCCATGGAGTCCAGCAATGGGGTGCTCAACAGCCTGCTGGGCAGCTCGGATGCTATCAAGGCACCGGCCGCCAATGTGCCCTCCTCCACGCCCTATATGACGCAACAGCATCAATCCGCCTATCTCCTGAATCCCTCGGTCAGTGTGCTTACTGTGAAGCAAGTCAATTTCCGTCATGCCGGCAACTATACATGTGCTCCATCAAATGCCCGTCCTGCCAGCATTACAGTGCATGTTCTAAGGGGTAAGACCGCCGCCGGTcgatatttaaatatatgtcatACTCATTGTAATTATAATAGGTGAGAAAACGGCGGCCATGCAGCACGCCAATCGGAGCATTTTGGATACGGAGACCAACGGCAACGGCACCTTCGGATTGATCACATTGGGTGGACTGAATGGAACTAGCGGCGTAACTCTGGCCGGGGGAATCCTCTACTTCTCTGGGCTGTTCCTGCTGATGGGCGCGGTGGTATTCGATCGATTCTCGTTGGCGGCAACTCACAAGGTATTCGTAGCATTTATAATAGTCACTATGCATAGCTGAAACTTATAATCGATGGTATTTGGAATGGAGCAACTTCAATCATTCGAGGATATTATATTTGagaatatttgttttaaaatagaAGATTGTAAATAGATCATTGACATACCATATTGAGATGCCGGCGTGGGCATGGTAAGACATTTAAAGTAATCTAAGAATAAACTGTAAATAGACTTCCATTACATGCAATGTATTGAATTGAGAAATAAGATGAGAATTCACGAACTTGTTACCACAAAACTTATAAAATGCATACCTATGCCAATAAGTCATGGGGGATTGAAAACCGCATATTTTGATGGTTCATAGTGGTACGTAAGATATAATGTATGCTTAGATGTTCATATTTATTGACTGGTACTGGTACTGACATTTTAATGTTACAAACAATGGAATTAGCGtaaaatgataatgataaaGCCATACAGATTTGTTACCTAATAACTCGGAAAATTTGATCGTCACCTTTAAACTGTTATTCTGCTCAGTGTTCGATATTTAGTATATAGATTGATTTATGTAAGCACCTTTAGAAGTATGCTAATTCATATACTGTATGTACaactgtaaataaatattacttCCGTGAGCGTTTTCAAAAGCGCTGTCTTCAATCCAAAATGGGCAGAAGTGCcagtttcgttttgtttacCCTCGAATACGGAGTGCAAAACgacttttaaattttgttgcCGACATAAGAACGTTTTAAATAAACAGATCAATTTTAAGAAACCCGCTTCTGGTTAAGTTATTTGCTCTTCAGTTGGGTGgtacacatttaaaaaatgaatacGAAAATgttatgaatatttttgaacTCATTTTCAAATGTAAGACCCCCTTCCGATTTCTGTTTCATATACCGCAGTTCCGTGAGGTGCAATCTTAGCTTGTCGTTGTATTTGACACAAGTTATCGATAATTCTACATAGCTGAACTACCATCGCTGAAAAAtgttggcaaaacaaaaagatgAGATCCGAAATTTTGGCAAGCGCCTTTTTGGGCCTGGCGGTTAGGTCGATTATCTCGCTGTACTCCTACTCCGGCTTCGATTCCCCGCCGATGCATGGCGACTACGAGGCCCAGCGCCACTGGCAAGAGATCACGGTCAATCTGGCAGTGGGGGAATGGTACACAAACAGCTCCAACAACGATCTTCAGTACTGGGGCCTGGATTATCCGCCTCTGACGGCCTACCACAGCTATTTGGTGGGTCGCATAGGAGCATCCATTGACCCCCGCTTCGTCGAGCTGCACAAGAGCAGGGGATTCGAGTCGAAGGAGCACAAACGCTTCATGCGCGCAACAGTTGTTTCTGCTGACGTGCTCATCTATTTGCCGGCAATGTTGTTGCTGGCCTATTCCCTAGATAAAGCCTTTCGAAGCGATGATAAATTGTTCCTATTCACGCTGGTGGCCGCGTATCCCGGACAAACACTCATCGACAATGGACACTTTCAGTATAATAATATATCACTGGGCTTTGCCGCCGTGGCAATTGCCGCAATCTTGCGAAGAAGATTCTACGCGGCTGCATTTTTCTTCACTTTAGCCCTTAATTATAAGCAAATGGAGCTGTATCACAGCTTGCCGTTCTTTGCGTTCCTTCTGGGTGAATGTGTAAGCCAAAAAAGGTGGGTACTTGCGATTCAAAAcgacttttttttaatagcaAGACAGCTAAAGAATCCTCGATACTAAATCTAAACTCATCTTAATCTTTTCAACCACAGCTTTGCTTCTTTTATCGCTGAAATCTCACGGATAGCAGCCGTTGTCTTAGGAACATTTGCTattttatgggttccttggtTGGGATCTCTGCAGGCCGTACTTCAAGTACTCCATCGCCTGTTTCCTGTCGCCCGAGGAGTTTTTGAGGACAAGGTGGCCAATGTTTGGTGTGCCGTCAACGTAGTTTGGAAACTAAAGTAAGAAAGTAGAATCAAGTTGGATACAATTTTGTAATGTAACAAATTGTAGGAAGCATATCAGCAATGACCAAATGGCCCTTGTGTGCATTGCATGCACGTTAATTGCATCTTTGCCAACAAATGTACTACTCTTTCGAAGGCGAACTAATGTCGGATTTCTATTAGCGCTTTTCAACACGAGCCTGGCATTcttcttgttttcatttcaagtAAAAACATTGAACTTTAAAGCGAGTTTTGTATTaaaacttatatatttttaggtGCACGAGAAGACCATTTTGCTGACTGCTTTACCAGCACTTTTCCTACTTAAGTGCTGGCCCGacgaaatgattttatttctggAAGTTACCGTATTCAGCATGTTGCCTCTTCTAGCAAGAGATGAATTGTTGGTGCCCGCCGTAGTGGCCACTGTGGCTTTTCATTTGATATTCAAATGTTTTGATTCAAAGTCGAAGCTCAGCAACGAATATCCACTGAAGTACATTGCAAATATATCGCAGATTCTGATGATCAGTGTTGTGGTTGCTTCTCTGACCGTTCCGGCACCTACAAAGTATCCAGATCTTTGGCCCCTTATTATTTCGGTTACAAGCTGTGGACACttcttcttgtttttcttGTGGGGAAATGTTCAACAATTTAGCAGCAAGTTAAGTTAGTTTCTAAGATAAGCATTCCATAACAATATCTACAACATAAGCCAAAGAAATGTTTGTAAGCCCTTTATCGagtcttgttttattttgtgccaattatgtttaatttaagcaGTTAATTCAAGGTGAAATAAGGTATTTGGGTATAAATGGCTTAGTCACTTCCAATACTCTTATAGCCCTTTTCCCGTATCTTATCATGGATTTAATCAGCGTATAGTGTCTACACTATGCACAAAGGGTACTAGTGTGGAtataaaccaaaataattcaGAATTAATATTGTAAAAAGATTCACTTGCTTAAAATATGTGAATTTTGGTTTTAAtcttattgaatttaattttaacgCATTTCGAAAGTCGAATGACCCACAAAAGCGACTATTTTGTTGGATAGTGTATCAATGCTTTTGAagagataagataagataactCGTGAAATATTAGGTGAATAATATGTGGGGTTTTGTTCATTGTGCTCTTGTTAGTTATGTACAGTTAATCGATCGGTGAACACGCCTATAGTTCAATTTTAGTTGGCAAAAGAATTTTGAGAACTATGAATTTAACAAAATCAGCTACGTTAGCTGCTGCGATTTTTTGTATCGTTTTGAGCCAAGTTTCTGGGCAGACGAAAGATGAAACCACCACAACCGAGACGCCAAAGGTACCACATAAagtgtttaatttttaattttctgaaATTGGTGTGGGTGTGCGTATTACGAATGCAATTGTAAACTGAATAATAAAGCCGATTACATTACCAATGGAATTGATACATATAGTTAGATTTCAAATATCATTTGTGCAACTTAACTAAAAAGATATGTGCATACTGCTGTAAATTAGTGAACAGATTATGTTaaattgtgttaaatatttgtgaaAGTAATAGAATGACTAAATTATATGTATCACTATCAAATTCGTGATAAGAAAAAGTCTTGCAAAGCTAAATCGATAAAGATGACTCAAAGAAAGACCGAAAAATTCACCacacaaaaaatttaaaaaaaaatgagaacaGTGTGTAATATAAATAAGTTGTTTAAAAATcgcaataaaatttaatttaatttctatgtTTGTCGAAGGTAAAATTAACCATCTAAAAATTAACGAAACCGACATATTAAGACATGGCAAAGCTATGTCCAAGAAACATTTAACTATATGGTAATCATTAGTTATTTAGTTCGCTATATAATACACACTACTTGCAGGAAAAAATCAAAGTAATTGATAGCAAATTGTGTAAGAAGTGCAATTGCTATATCGACACCAATTTGCTGGATTGCTCCGAAAAACTGCAGGATTGGTTGTCCGCCGAGGACTGGGAGGATCTGACCAACGGCAATGTTGTGTTCAAAACAATCAATCTGGAGCACAACAATCTGACCAGCGTGCCAATTCTGCCGAAATACGATGTGGAGAACTTGTACTTGGCTAACAACCAAATCGATTCAATTTCCGTGGGAGCTTTTCAGAATTTAACCGAACTAGTCACACTCGATTTGTCGCATAACCGATTGACTTCGAAAGTTCTGGTACCGGATGTTTTTAAAGGACCCTTCACTGTCCAAGATTTTGAGTCATTGGAAAATCTAAAGACTCTTAACTTGGGATACAACGATCTGCATAGCTTGGATGCGGATCTGTTTGAACACATTCCCCACATTGAGGAACTCGTTCTCTGCTCAAATAGTTTTCATGTCATCGATCAACTTTCAGAAACAGCCATTTCCGGCTTACAATCGTTGAAGGTATGCGAAATTCATATGTTTTTATAATTCTACGAACTCAAAAGCTCGTTTATGTTGTTCGTTTTAGATCTTGGATGTCTCTTATATGGAAATCGATGACTTGCCGGATACAATTCTACATGGTCCCCGAGATCTTGAGATCTTTATAGCAGCTGGCAATCTGTTTAATCAATTGCCAAAGGCCCTGAAATATGCGACGAACTTGACCAGCCTGGTCTTAAACGAAAATCCCATCGAAAATTTGATTGGCGACAAGTAAGAGTCATTCTAGGATTCGTTTAAGTGTATGCGcaaaacaatatatttattaattttttcagTGTATTTCCACCTTTGACCAAATTGACCCACCTCAGCATGACTTTTATGTCCAAGTTGTACAAAATTGGGCCAGGAGCATTTAGTGAACTGCAAAGTAAGTTGTGAACCTGCGCGCACTAATGGCTAATGGCTTAATCGAACAACCATCTTTCTTTAGGTTTAACTGAACTGATATTGTCCGACAACAAACTGCTAAATGAAATTGATGAGGAGGCTCTATCCAAGAACGTAACTGGTGGCCAGTACTTGGACTACCCGCCATTGGAAAAGGTAATTCAAGTGCAAAAGCATGTAGAGCTTTAATCAACTAAATAACATAAACTTTTAGGTTTACTTGAATAATTGCAACGTGTCGACTTTGCCGAAAGAACTACTAGTGCGCTGGGATAAACTTAAGGCTCTGGATCTTAGATTCAACCCGTGGAATTGCGACGAATCCAATGACTTCTTGATCAACGTCTTGATAGATCGAATCAACAAGACCACGCCCGTTCTGGCCAAAGATGTCAAATGTGGCGGTCCGAACAAGTTAAACGATGTTACGCTGCTCAGAGTGGCGAATGAACATATGATAGAAAGTTCGACGGGCAGTCTTATATGGGTTGGACTCTTGGTTGTCCTGCTCATCGCGGTGCCGACCATCATTGGTGCTTACGTGATGAAGAGGCGCGGCTGCTTTGGCGTCTTTAGACGTCATGACAGCGGTGCTAGCAGTGCTCTCTATAATAGGACTAGTTTCAACGAGGATTTCCATATTTAACTTTCTTTTTGTATAATAATTAAAGCCTTGAAGCCTTATTATTCTGTTAGAGCGCTGGTAATTTGGCGTAAATCTGTAAATACACTTACATAAATTAAGTAAACGTTGATTGTTTTACACCCTTAGTTTTATTTACGGCTATTTTGCTTTAGATTAGATACCAAGATCTCTTGTTTTAAAATTCTTAGTTAAAGTCAAACGAGAATACCGAACGTTAATTTCGAACTAAGCCCGATTGAAAACCATTGAAATAGGGATGCTCCAAAATGTCCTTGGCGGAAATGCGATGAACTGGATCGTAGATTAACATCTTTTGTATGAGATCAATACCATTCGCATCGAGATTCTTTAACTGATTGGTCAATTGGTTCGTGGACCAGCAGGGGAACGTGTTCTTATAGTCGGGTAGCGAAGTAACGCCCGGCCAAATGTCTTCGGTAGGTGTTTTCAGAATTCTGCAATCAATGAGTGTGAGTATCACAGGGAATAGAAAGTAAATTACCTGTGGTTACCTAAACATTCTAAACAACTGGTCAATTTCCGAGTCACCCTGGAATAGCGGCTTTCTCGTTGCCATCTCCGCGAATATGCATCCAATGGACCAGATATCGACGGGACAGGAATACCGGGGTGAACCCAGTAGCACCTCCGGCGCTCTGTACCACAAGGTAACAATCTCGTGCGTATAAATGCGCACCGGAATGCCAAAGGATCGGCCAAGTCCAAAGTCGGCGACTTTTATGAGGCCACTCTTGTCGATTAGTAAGTTCTGCGGCTTAAGATCACGGTGAAGTACTCGCCGACGATGGCAGAAAAGAATGGCGCTAGTTATTTGGTACAAATAGCTACGGACCAATTCACTCTCCATGTGCTTATCAACTGGCAGCGAATCCATGTATTTCTTGAGGTCCATCGATAGGAATTCAAAGATCAAGTATATGCGGTTCTCCTCCATCAAAACATCCTCCAAACAGACAATGTTTTCATGTTTCAACTCCTTAAGCAACGAAATTTCTCTGTAATggatattaaatattactacATTATAGAAAAAACATGTGATTAAAGTATTTTAGTTATTGGTCTATCAGTTGAACCAGAAAGTATTCGCAGGCTtccaattaataaacataaatagaAAGTATGATGATGTACACATGAGCATAAGTACGCATATAGGAttgtacatacacacacatatgtatgatGAACATAAGCCGTAACATAATTATGCTAGACTTCCAcagtataaattaaaaacaatattgcAAAATCTTCAAACCAACCCATAAGATGTCAAGGAACATACTTTCAATTAAGCATATAAGCCATTTGAATGGAAAAGTCGCGAAAGAACATGAAACATTTTGAGGCTTGGGCGTCCAAGCCGCGGCATTTTACCTGATCGCGGTTGATGGAACGCCTTCGTCGTCGGACTCCAAGCGGATTTTCTTCATTGCCACAATTTGGCCCGTCAGGCGGTTGCGACCCTTATACACCACGCCATATGTGCCCTCGCCAATCTTCTCAATTTTCTCAAAATCCTCCATAATTTATTAAGCTATTTCTTTGCAAGCCACCGACTTTTAAATTAGCGCGTTTTTGACGTATATGCTCTAGTATTACCAGACAGTTTAAACGATGCTAA
The sequence above is a segment of the Drosophila melanogaster chromosome 2L genome. Coding sequences within it:
- the CG33303 gene encoding uncharacterized protein, isoform B, yielding MYVSKFEASMATNFVIYLALGALLCLATANGEIVNTNVERTLDLTSQLVKTTTKISAEDSAGKPIVEYVFFTSEPSLAYIDVKDASDKSVPFKRNEPVKGEQSFTFTFPRAAAKQTFIVETVASKGIRPHPEEIRQNDKQFVKYTGNLHLYSKYRTNSQKTNVKLSSSNILSHTQVKPFSVSSNKITLGPYENVEAFSQEPLVIHYENSAPFVTVNTLERTLEISHWGNIAVQESIQMTHTGAKLKGSFSRYDFQKEGRSGLAALKSYKTYLPASASGVYYRDTNGNISTSNMNAVRDFIELELRPRFPLFGGWKTQYTLGYNVPSYEYMFNDGNKYQLKMHLIDHIYDNMAIDEATIKIILPEGSSDIRLSTPYSISRLPNELVHTYLDTIGRPVVSFSKSNLVESHISDFTLHYSFSKTSMLQEPLLVSGFIYIIFLFTIVFLRLDFSITSHAHKE
- the dpr19 gene encoding defective proboscis extension response 19, isoform B; the protein is MEPKRWHLHLSCFLLLLSSTFSDVGKITSSQNHFGNTLQSQFNTKNNTRVIAQKGGLAILPCVVKVNSPATVSWIRRKDFQLLTVGLSTHSSDKRFLVEHTRHMGHWSLRIKAVREEDRGFYECQLSIYPTQSIVIELKIVEAVAEISSAPELHIDETSTLRLECKLKRATENPAFVFWYHDSKMINYDSQGGFVVTSIGQSNPQSGQFYRSSPANKSRATMPMESSNGVLNSLLGSSDAIKAPAANVPSSTPYMTQQHQSAYLLNPSVSVLTVKQVNFRHAGNYTCAPSNARPASITVHVLRGEKTAAMQHANRSILDTETNGNGTFGLITLGGLNGTSGVTLAGGILYFSGLFLLMGAVVFDRFSLAATHKVFVAFIIVTMHS
- the gny gene encoding garnysstan, isoform B, which encodes MRSEILASAFLGLAVRSIISLYSYSGFDSPPMHGDYEAQRHWQEITVNLAVGEWYTNSSNNDLQYWGLDYPPLTAYHSYLVGRIGASIDPRFVELHKSRGFESKEHKRFMRATVVSADVLIYLPAMLLLAYSLDKAFRSDDKLFLFTLVAAYPGQTLIDNGHFQYNNISLGFAAVAIAAILRRRFYAAAFFFTLALNYKQMELYHSLPFFAFLLGECVSQKSFASFIAEISRIAAVVLGTFAILWVPWLGSLQAVLQVLHRLFPVARGVFEDKVANVWCAVNVVWKLKKHISNDQMALVCIACTLIASLPTNVLLFRRRTNVGFLLALFNTSLAFFLFSFQVHEKTILLTALPALFLLKCWPDEMILFLEVTVFSMLPLLARDELLVPAVVATVAFHLIFKCFDSKSKLSNEYPLKYIANISQILMISVVVASLTVPAPTKYPDLWPLIISVTSCGHFFLFFLWGNVQQFSSKLS
- the CG5096 gene encoding uncharacterized protein produces the protein MNLTKSATLAAAIFCIVLSQVSGQTKDETTTTETPKEKIKVIDSKLCKKCNCYIDTNLLDCSEKLQDWLSAEDWEDLTNGNVVFKTINLEHNNLTSVPILPKYDVENLYLANNQIDSISVGAFQNLTELVTLDLSHNRLTSKVLVPDVFKGPFTVQDFESLENLKTLNLGYNDLHSLDADLFEHIPHIEELVLCSNSFHVIDQLSETAISGLQSLKILDVSYMEIDDLPDTILHGPRDLEIFIAAGNLFNQLPKALKYATNLTSLVLNENPIENLIGDNVFPPLTKLTHLSMTFMSKLYKIGPGAFSELQSLTELILSDNKLLNEIDEEALSKNVTGGQYLDYPPLEKVYLNNCNVSTLPKELLVRWDKLKALDLRFNPWNCDESNDFLINVLIDRINKTTPVLAKDVKCGGPNKLNDVTLLRVANEHMIESSTGSLIWVGLLVVLLIAVPTIIGAYVMKRRGCFGVFRRHDSGASSALYNRTSFNEDFHI
- the Cdk1 gene encoding Cyclin-dependent kinase 1, with product MEDFEKIEKIGEGTYGVVYKGRNRLTGQIVAMKKIRLESDDEGVPSTAIREISLLKELKHENIVCLEDVLMEENRIYLIFEFLSMDLKKYMDSLPVDKHMESELVRSYLYQITSAILFCHRRRVLHRDLKPQNLLIDKSGLIKVADFGLGRSFGIPVRIYTHEIVTLWYRAPEVLLGSPRYSCPVDIWSIGCIFAEMATRKPLFQGDSEIDQLFRMFRILKTPTEDIWPGVTSLPDYKNTFPCWSTNQLTNQLKNLDANGIDLIQKMLIYDPVHRISAKDILEHPYFNGFQSGLVRN